AACGATGAAGCAATAACTTTATCCGCTTAATGGAGCCTAACTCTTCAGTGTTGAGAGTCACTAATGTTTTTTAAActaaactaagtatacaaatcACATGACTCTGTAATGGAACCTAATAACTCAAAGCTACACATTTTGTGTTAGTTTAATGGTTCAAGGATGCATTCGACCAAGATCACTATATGGAAATAAAATTGAAAACATAGTGATGCTATCACTTCACCTGTGGAGTTTTTAAGAGCTATAGGTCTGAAAATGGATTTGGTACAAATCAGATATTTGTGTATGCCCATTTCTTAGACATTAGTCGGATGCGAAACTTGAGTCATTATCTGGATAGAATCAGATTGAGAAGTGGATCTAGATCAATATTGTTGGATCTATTCTCACACGTAGTTTCTGAGATACATGGATATGTGAAACATTTATTAAAGCAATTTAGAGAAATAAGATCTACATTAATATTGGAGTTTCAATGCAATGTGTATATAATAGAAGTTATATGAACCTATACTGATCTGCTATAAAGCATTATAGAAACACGTACAGGTGTATGCATATTCTAAGCTActgataaaaaattaaatatgacatgcctacattatttttttcatcaaaaaaagacATGCCTATATTATTTGACTCATCTTAAACAATCAAAGAACACCAAGATGAGTGAATTAACGACTAATCTTACTTGACAAGAATGATTCTGTCAATTATTCTTTCTCTTGCCTTCTAACAAAAAGCTGCATTATTGGGGATGCCAATTTTCTTCAGAGTTTTGAATTGATATTTCCGTTCTGGCTATCTGAGAATTGAGTTAGTCGATTGTCCTTGACTGCTATGAGGCAGAATGTcatgataatttttacttttccAAATTAATCTAATTTCTatctgttttttcttttcttttttccccattTATTGGGTGAGCTTATGTGCTATTTACTAGCAAAAACGATTTACTAGcaaaaactaaaattttaaaatcattttcctttgaattgtaTTTTGCGGTTTGGCATCCATGATATTGGGAATAATGAATTTGGTAACAAAATGAAGCACTATTCCTTTTTCCTAGCTAATGATTTCATGTTTGATTGCTTTGTACTGGAAGAATATATCTTTTCCTTCCCTTTTCATGCATATCAACAGTCGCAAGATATCCTTGCTTGCATATTGGTACTTTGGCAACATGAAGTTTTCCTGTATTTACATATCCAAATAAATTCCACCTTTTATGGACATGTGACTACTTTGGTTGACAGACCAACATATGATATTTTGCTTTGttcaaatatcctttattttctaTAGTTGTTGGTTGCTGATAAACCTATACTGTTTCAAAAACTTCATTTCTGATATATGTTGTTGGGACGTgtcaaactcttggaggcacaATATATGCTGATTTCACATTTATGCTTCTTGTAAATTGTGATTTTTGTGGAGCTGCTTATCCTCGATCCTCGAGTTTTTTTGATGATAGACCTGTGTAATTTGATTTATACAATGTTCTATTTCTCTGTCATTAGGAGAGGCATGAAGCAGAGCATTTGTTTGCATCGAAAGAAGCAGAGGAGGAGGCCAAAAAGGTACCTGCAAAGACATTTACTCCAGGTGAAGCTCCGGATGTATCAGATGTTTCAAAAGCAGAGGAGGCCCCTAAAGTTGTTGCCCCCACTCCAGAGCAAATTACAGCCATCAAGGTAATACATAACTTTGCAAACTAGTGCATACTCTagattttcaaatttcaagGCAATGCATTGCGTTCCCAGTAATATTAGGAAATGCGTACAATTGTGCATCTTTATTCTTTAATATTGATGTCAACATAGTATTTTCTGGAAATAGCTGGTGTTTCTACTCTAGCTTttagtcctctctcttgtttgtagCCAGTCTTTGACGATATAGAAATTTGCTTATATATCTTTGCAAATGGCATATGATGTAAATCTATGCTTGAATATTAGAAGCTAGTCTTTGCCCGATTGAAGAATGACTGTTAATCATGGTATGTGCAGGCTGCAATTGTAAACTCTCAGACACTTGAAGAAGTGGCAAGACTTGAAAAGGTATTATACCTCTGCACTATAAAACAGATGTTCTTGCATGTCATTTGGTTTCTTGCCATGCAACTTGACTGATTTTCATTTGCCATGAGCAGGCTCTGAAGTCTGGTCAAATTCCTGCAGAGTTTCAGATACTGGACAAGGATGTACACATGGATCCAACCCATGCAAAAGATGACAAAATGGACATGGATGGTCAGAATGAAGTAAATGATGCTCAAGATCAGAAGGAAACTGAAGATCCAACACCTATAGAACAGGTGACATCCCACTCTACTGCCTgaatcctttttctttccttgcaTAATAAATTGCTGATAAGATGATTATTTGAATACCAGTTAAAAAATTGTATTCTGCATGAGATAAAGCATGCAGCTTTTGAGGTGATAATTTTCCAGCCTTTTTAGGTTACgatcaaaaaaaatttgctcCAGCCTTGGTCTTGTGTTCCCAACTATCTGTTTTGAAAGCTTTCGCCTTTTTCTTTATCATATGCTCTGAGGCACTGATTGCCAGGTACTAATTACTTTTGCTCTTTCTAGGAGAGCTGGTTATAACCATTGGTTTGTCCTCTTATCTTTTTTCAGGACTGAGAAGTGTTTCTACCAGCAATTCTTTAGATGGTTATCGTTCCTGGCAGGTTGACTGTTCCAAAGGGCTTCATAGTTGACTGTATCTGAAGATGACTGTATCGTGTGAAGCTGTGTATCGAAATTTCTCTTTTCCCATTCTACAACTAATAGTATTCTGTGTCTTCTTGATTTGCGCTTGGTCTGATTATATGACACCATTCAACTTGATACTGATAGGTCTGCTGAATCCAAATGTTTTCATGAAACAATTCTGAATGAAAGATGATGTGGTGGAACAAACGACTTTGGGGTCAGTACCACATCTAAGAAAAAATGGATGGCTAACAGTGTTGATAAACTATTGATTACATAGAGTTTCCTCCTTttatgttctgaaaacctgattTAGGATCACAGTTAGCTTGTGGTCTGCTCCCAATTGTTGTCAGATGCATTTCATCTGAAATGGGGATCTAACTTTGTGAACAGCTTATGAGCTCACTTCATAGAAATTCAGTCAACTGCCAATGAATTTTGAACTATGCCTTGGTATTGGTGTAGTTTTCTCAAAGTGAGTCAGAAAGCTTTTGCTGCTTGTGAGTATGCCTGCTACATCACTTGCAAAACAACATGGCATTCTGATGTCGGACAGCAGGAGAAAAGAGGGAGACagagaggagagaaaaaggagagaagaaaaaggcgAGAGGGAGAGAATTAGGCTTTGCACCTAGCTCTAGTTCAAGGCTTCACACCAAGgctaaaagaaaagaatcacAAAGAATATCAACCAAGAAGCTAGTCGTCCTCACCAATGAACCAAGAAGTGCTGGATATCTCCATCGTTGATAAAAACTGTTTGATCgtctaaaataatattaatgtacTCTTGTTGTGCTCGGTGGGGATTAATAATAAGAGAATCATCGGGCTCAGAAGATGGCTCAACAAAAGGGTTATCAAGGATTGTTGGTGCCCCTTGAAGTAACCAAATTTTCAACATTAAAAGTTGGACTAATACCAAAATCAAATGGAAGGCCAATAATATAGGCAATAGTGCCAACCATGTGCAACACCCTGAATGACCCAACACCATGAGCCCGCAATTTCTTAATGGTTCCAAGAAGAAATCGCTCAGGTCGAATACATGTCATTACGTAATTCCTAATTTGAAATTCCTTAGTATGGAAATCTTCTTGCATCTTATATTGAGCATTATGTGTATGAATGCGTCTGTGGATTTTCTAATGCAACTTATAAATGTGTTGTGCAAATGCATGTGCAGATTCAAAACTCCGAACATCGGGTGATATGGGTAAGAGAGATCTGGAGGTTTCCTAGCTTTGTAACCATGCACTACCTCAAATAGACTCCCGCCTATGGACCTCGTGACTGAATTATAGGGGTGAACTTCTTGGACAAATAGAGCGGGTACCAAAGATTCACTGAACAAGAATTGGATCGACCAGAGATGGTGACATTAAGGTCAAACAACCAGGGTCTCCTTGAACATACTAAACTTGGATCACACACATCTTTGTTGTTTTCTTGGATATGGTATCGAACATAAACGCTACCGTTGTTATAACAGCATAGCCCAACGACTTCGTATATCCTGACATATCCAATTTTGGAAACACAAGATGTTTACTAGCATATCTCCACTCTTCACGGGTCCCCCATCATCAACAAACCCACTGTTGATCTCTTTCTAGATTTTCCTTCTGATGCAGGTAATGAGAGCTCATTAGGTAATCTCTCTACGTCCGATTCCACCGAGTCTGGATCGTCCACTAATTTGATCATCACAACCGGATCATCCGAGCCTCTTCCCAGTGTTGTCCTTCATCGCTTTAGTAGGGTAAGATCCACCCAATCTTATCTTAATGATTATCATTGTTTTTATGCTCTTGCTACCCTCTATGAGCCTCGCAATTTCCGTGAGGCCAGTTCTAATCTCCTTTGGCAGAAGGCCATGTCTGATAAACTCCAAGCTCTTCATGATACGCATTCATGGGATTTGACTGACTTGCCTCCTGGAAAGACTGCAGTAGGATGTAAGTGGATGTATAAGATCAAGATTCGTGCTGATGGTTCAGTAAAATGCTACAAAGTTCGTCTTATGGCTCGAGGATTTACATAGGAGTATGGTGTTGACTACGAGGAGACTTTGCTTCAGTAGCACGTCTTACTATTTTTCGTTCTTTACTTGTAGTTGCAACTATCAAGCAATGGAAGATgcatcagatggatgttaagaacACTTTTCTCAATGGTGACTTAGCTGAGGAAGTGTATCTATAGCCTCCTCCAGGTCTTGCACATTCACAGGGAAAGGTTTGTCGTCTTCGAAAGGTGCTCTATGGCCTCAAGTAGTCTCATTGAGCTTGGTTTTCCAAGTTCAGCTCAGTCCTCACTCAACAGAGTTTCACTCTTAGTGCATATGACTCTGCATTATTTCTTCACCAATCTGAGGCTGGTATTATTCTTCTCTTGCTATATATGGATGATATGGTTATTACTGGAGATGACGTGTTAGAAATTCAGTTTCTTGGACAGCAGTTTCTTGGACAGCAGTTTGAGATGAAGGATTTAGGATCTCTCAGCTATTTTCTTGGTCTCAAGGTAACATCCAGCTCAGATGGCTACTATCTCTCACAGGCTAAGTATGTTTCCGAGTTGATATCTCATGCTAGGTTGATAGATAACAAGACCGTGGATAATCCTCTGGAAATGAATGTCAAGCTTCTTCTCACAGATCGTAAACCATTGATAAATGTAACTCTGTATCGGCAATTGGTTGGCAGTCTCATTTACTTGACCTTGACACACCCTGACATTTCTTATGCAGTCACTCTGGTTAGTCAGTTTATGCATGCACCACGCTCTACACACTATGTAGCAGTCCTACGTATTCTTCGATATGTTAAGGGTACACTATTTCACAGCTTTTATTTTTTGGCCTACTCCACTTTAGATATATATGCCTATTCTGATGCTGATTAGGCAGGAGACCCTATAAATCATCGCTTTACCACAGGCTATCGCTTCTTACTTGGGTCATCTCTTATCTCTTGGAAAAGCAAGAAGCAAATGGTTATCTCTCGCTCCAGTACAGAGGCTGAGTATCGTGCACTGGCAGATATTACCTCTGAGTTCTTGTGGCTTTAATGGCTACTACATGATATGGGTGTTCCTTTAACTAGTAGTTCTTctctttattgtgataacattaGTTCCATGCAGATTACTCGTAATAATATATTTCATTAGCGAACGAAGCATATTGAGATAGATTGTCACTTCATTCGGCACCATATCAAGGAAGGTACTCTTCAGTTGATATATGATGCTTTTGgggatcaacttgctgatatctttatGAATTTGGTTCGCAAATTCATGTTGGCATCTTCACTcccatcttgagtttgagggaGGATGTTAGCTTAGCTGTACATTAGCTGTACAGTAGATATAATTAGCTATATAGTAGCTGTACATGACCTGTACTGTAGCTGTACATGACCTGTATACGATAGCTACCTTCACTTATAAAAGGTAGGCTATCGCTGTTTCTTTGGTGGATATACAAAAAGATCATTTTCTCATTTCCCTgcatctcttcctcttctcccacTCTTTCTCAACACCTGTGTTGAGACAAATATAAATTTGAGTCACCACTGAGCTTTGATTCGGATGGTACAACGTCTCGCCTTTTTAGCAACAGTGAGGGCTTGATTTTGCAGGCACCATTCATTTTGACTCCCTTTTCTGTCTATCAAAATGCATTGCACCTGGAAGCACAAGCACTAGGCCCAACGTGGGCCACGTCGGGTGGGTGGAGGGATTGTTAGGTACGGAATGGGGAGTGCGAGTAGAGTCCTTCCTCGTTCTCGGATATGATAAAATTAAGTCAGAGCACAACTACAAGCCCTTCTTTGTATTTGTGTGGCAGTTGAGTGACACTTTGGGTGATGAGAAATGGAGGACGGGCTCTACTAACGAGCAATGGAGTGGAGGGCAACAGGTGGACTGGAAAGTTAAATTCCATAGGGTGGTTCCGAAAAGTGAGACAAACGAAGGATGCAGCTGATCCATGATTGGAATTAGAATCTAAATGAATTGAAATGTGAATAGGAGTAGCCAACATGTTTGATTTATAACTGAAATCAAAATCAGAATAGAATTTAAATACTAAAATAAAGTCAGagttgaattttaaaaaattggaGCATTTCAATTATTCACTTTGGAATCGAAATGAAAATAACTCTTTCCTACCTAACAGCTGAAACAAGAGTCACTCATTCTCAATATCCATTTTTCCTACAACCAAATATGCCCTAAAGGTCAGGAGGGAAGCATAGAGGATAAAGAAGATGGCCCAGGGAAAGTTGGTAGAAGAGGTAGACAGGATCCACCCGGTTTCACTTCCTCTTCTTATTTCAAAGCCAAGCCAGACCCCAGCACGCATGGCAACACTCCCCAGCGCGCGTGCAAGACTATAAAGCCTGCGACCCCACCTCGCTCTTTTTTATAGTTATCAGAGGATAAGACATTCCTTCATTTAGCGCAGCTCATCAGGTGGGTCTCCAATGATGAGACTTGTTTAACgtcaaagaacaaaataattgtCATGCATGGTTATAACAATTCTGTAGAACACAACATAATTAAAGGATTCTCCTCTCCTGCCAGGATTGATGCATTATTCAGTTCAGTGACAGAACCAGGCATTCAGAGCAGGATCATATAAATAATACAGAAGAAACGTTTATGCTCTTGTTTCCAGCTTTGTTCcgcccttatatatatatataatattcgaGATCGGACTTAATAAAAAGTTTCAGCCCACAACCAGCGACAGGGCTATTGAAGATAAAACCATCAAAAACATTCCAGGAGCACCACCGTCCACAACATCAAATCCCATACAGAAACTGCCGCATCCACAGTTCCCTTGTCCAAAACAAGCAGTTATGCAATATGGGggatatacaaaaaaaaaaaaaaaaaaaaaaaaaaaaaaaaaaaaaaaaacgaagttCGATCTTGGAGCATCCCAAGCGGCTGCACTCCTCACATGTATGGTGGCATTCGAGGAGGGGGCATACGCTGATACCCATTCTCAGGACGGCTTTGTGTGATCCTTTCAGCAGCAGTTCTTTGAGTGAAGCTTCCTGGCTGAGGATTCTGGTTGGGATTGAAAGGACTCCACCACTGAGATTCACCCTCAACTGGGATCCAGGGTAATGGCGTGAAACCCTCTCTACCCCATCCATAAAACCGGTCGATATGTCTGCCAATGCTCTCACCTTCTTGATGGTTTCTGCTTACAGATCCAGATACAGAGAAGCCATAAAAACCTCCAATGTCAGCTGAGGAAGAAGTTGCAACTGAAGAAATAAGTGCCACTCCCCTTGGCCTCATTCTCCTAATGGGAGCAAAGGGAGAGGTTCGCAGTGATGAAGAAGATACAGACTGTTGATAGATGTGACTACCAAGCCCACGAGTATGACCTCTGGCCTCCCCCATAACTGGTGGTCCTAGTGGTGCGAGTAAATTGTTTCCGCTGTGTGAAACAGACCTGCAATAGTTGACCAAGTAGTTCTGATGACAAGCCAATAATATGGACAAACTCTAAAGAAACAGAGGAAAAGATGTAATTCTCATAATGAAAAGACATAGTGACATTTACCCATGCATAAGGGGGTGGGGATGCACAAAAGATCCTAATCTCTGCTGGCTGCTGGTGTCATTTCTAGATAACCTCAAACCAAATTGAGATGCAGACTGATCATTGTTTCCTGACAAAGGAAATGAAAAGGAATGATGTTGCTGCCAGTTGGGGTTTTGTGGCTCTGCTGCAGGAAAACCATGGGAATTGATCATATCAGCAGATGATTGTCCTCCCATGCTAGTTGGATGTCGATGAAATGGACCATTTTCAGGAAGAGAGTCAGCGGAACTTGAAGGTGCAGCATGCACAGCATGAGGAAACCCATGCATGGCCAAGTACGGGCACACATGCGAACTGCTTGAAGAACTTGAATGGTCTCCATATGCTGGGTTTCCCATTAACTCATGATCTTTGATACAAAAAGTAAAATCAACATAAAGATAAcaccactaataattataagatTTGCTAAAAATCTAACAACTGCTTTGATATAGGCAAAGTGCTTACAAGAGTTTGGCTGGGGTTCTCCTTCCCTGCAGGCAGAATATTTCCATAGTCAACTCACTAGCATCAAAAATCAAGATAAATAGGGCATGTACAAAAATAGCAAGCATCATTGCATTGTCAATAACTAATCTAGAAAGCAAGCAACCTACAGTAGCAGTTATGGTTAGCGCAAGTTATGGTTTACATATTTTGGAGAATTTCCTAGCCGTTAAACTTCTGAATAAGGTCCAAGTTAGAGTAATCCTGGGGCAACCTCGTTTGATGGATTGACATCATAAGATTTGATGCTCCATCAACCAACAATACAACTGATGGGCTTGTACCATTGGGAGTTGTATTTTTAAGGTTTAACCATTATATCCAACTTAATATTATAAATGTGGTCATCAAGAAAAGTAAAATGTCCACTTAAATCTCTGTCATTCTTTATATTTTCCCCCGAATATACAATTGGTGATTTTTGATGTCATGGTTACGAAAATTTGATTAAATGAATTTAAAAGTATAAAATGAAGACCTATAAATGAGGAGAACATCTCAAAATCAATGTGCACAGTTTCACCGATAATCTTCCCTCCATGGTTCCTTTCTGCTAATCTTCATTAATGTTATATGGGCAGGCCCAAAGCTAACAAGGTTCAGAAGGATATACCCAATACTAAAAACATGGGATAAACACAGTTTATCAATCAAATAAGATGGATTTCAATTCCCTTGACAGGTCCAATTTTGTCATTCTTGTAAATGAGGAATCCTTCAGAATGGAAAGTATCATCAAACTTCAATTTACTACTTCAAGCAAGTTGTGCGCTCTGTCATGCATTGTTTTCTAAACCTTCAACATGAATTTATGAACCTATTCACTAGCCATAATGGGCTTAGGGTGAATATGTCCAATGCATTTCAAGTTGTAGCTCCTCACTTTAAGTGCCACATAATTTACTTGTTTCAGGATCTTAACCATCCTTTTACTGCACAAgccattgatttcattttctattATTTAATCGCTGTTCATGCACCATCCCTGATTCATCAAGTTGGACCTGTATCTTTACAACCCTGTATAAATAAGATAAAGCCTCTTGATCATGATGAAGGTTAAGGCTCAAATGTCCTCATGCCCAACATCATGATCCATGTTGTAAGAAGAATCTTCAATACATATTATCCATCTCCCTCAAAAGGCACATCCACCATGTAGCAACCAAAAAATCTTTCTGATGGAACAACTCCACCAAAAGAAACTGCTCAGCAAATATTCCTTATTTAATGAGTTGATTCCATGACCTGAAGTTGCATTCCAGGTCCTTTATTTACCCTGGCAAATAGTGAAACCATATGTTTATAACTTTTTGAACTTCAAATTAACATACAACCTTTTAAACATGAATAAACTATTTGCAAATAAGATACACCAGGGGGCCTCTTGTAGAATAGTCTAGCTGGTTCCTTACTGGTATCTTCCACTTCGCTCACCATATAATAACCCTTAATATTCCACCATAAGCTTTTAGAGGATCATTCTAATCCTCAGTTTTCATTTCAACAATTTTTGCATCAGCCTTATGAGTAACATAATTACTTCAATAGTTCAACCTCTTGGCATGATGATTAATTgctttaaaatttattaaatatCAAAACCTTTGTTTAATAACATTATtgtcaaaagtttcatatatgACTCATAAATTCAATTCCCCAATATATCATTTCTTTATACCTTATA
This is a stretch of genomic DNA from Phoenix dactylifera cultivar Barhee BC4 chromosome 9, palm_55x_up_171113_PBpolish2nd_filt_p, whole genome shotgun sequence. It encodes these proteins:
- the LOC103705956 gene encoding E3 ubiquitin-protein ligase RFI2-like, whose protein sequence is MSGLEAMNLEKAEFSNEGKGATSAASSCSICLELVLNQGNRSTARLQCGHEFHLDCIGSAFNAKGAMQCPNCRKVEKGRWLYANGHRSSSNFDIDGWVTEDIYDLGYSELPFGIQWCPFRGFTQLASLFEEGEPQPNSYHELMGNPAYGDHSSSSSSSHVCPYLAMHGFPHAVHAAPSSSADSLPENGPFHRHPTSMGGQSSADMINSHGFPAAEPQNPNWQQHHSFSFPLSGNNDQSASQFGLRLSRNDTSSQQRLGSFVHPHPLMHGSVSHSGNNLLAPLGPPVMGEARGHTRGLGSHIYQQSVSSSSLRTSPFAPIRRMRPRGVALISSVATSSSADIGGFYGFSVSGSVSRNHQEGESIGRHIDRFYGWGREGFTPLPWIPVEGESQWWSPFNPNQNPQPGSFTQRTAAERITQSRPENGYQRMPPPRMPPYM